One region of Vibrio sp. FE10 genomic DNA includes:
- a CDS encoding ABC transporter substrate-binding protein, which translates to MDFKKHSTALIISSLLTPFISVTAVAETLPAGTSLAKEQHLVRANDAEAATLDPAKAEGLPEMHILRDLFEGLVIQDRDGNITPGVAESWETEDNQTFVFHLRKDAQWSNGDPVTADDFVYAIRRAVDPKLASPNVWYLKLTQISNIADVAEGKKPVEELGISAVDKHTVKFELDSKVPYFVAMTGHTSMMPVHKATLENSDKPWSDPKQFVGNGAFVLDEWVVNERIELKKNPKYWDNADTHLTEVTYIPFENQNASINRYAVGEVDITSDVPTHMAQQLKTKYQDAFTAVPLLCTYYYAFNTTRPPFDDARVRKAVSYSMMRDVITNGVTQVGNLPAYTFAHEYTAGFDATQPEYSTWTQKERDQKAKELLKEAGYDASNPLDFKLLYNTSESNKSIAVAIASMLKGNLGAQVELENQEWKSYLVSRRQGDFDVMRASWCGDYNEASTFLSLLRSGSSGNFARYSNDKYDAAMDSALAATSEQDRQGFYDQAEQLLAEDMPIAPIYYYMQARLVRPSVGGFAKNNVEGRIYSKDLYIKE; encoded by the coding sequence ATGGATTTTAAGAAACATTCAACGGCTTTAATCATTTCATCTTTATTGACCCCTTTTATCTCAGTGACTGCCGTTGCTGAAACATTGCCTGCCGGAACTTCTCTGGCGAAAGAGCAACATTTGGTACGTGCTAATGATGCGGAAGCTGCGACACTCGATCCGGCGAAGGCAGAAGGCTTGCCTGAAATGCACATTCTGCGTGACCTATTTGAAGGTTTAGTGATTCAAGACCGCGATGGCAATATTACCCCAGGTGTTGCGGAATCTTGGGAAACCGAAGACAACCAGACGTTTGTATTTCACCTACGTAAAGATGCTCAATGGTCGAATGGCGATCCAGTGACGGCCGATGATTTCGTGTATGCGATAAGACGAGCGGTCGACCCGAAACTCGCTTCGCCGAATGTTTGGTATCTCAAACTTACTCAAATCAGCAATATTGCAGACGTAGCCGAAGGCAAGAAGCCCGTTGAAGAGTTAGGTATCTCTGCCGTTGATAAGCACACGGTGAAGTTCGAACTCGATAGCAAAGTACCTTACTTTGTGGCGATGACAGGCCACACCTCAATGATGCCAGTTCACAAGGCAACGCTAGAAAACAGCGACAAGCCGTGGAGCGACCCTAAGCAATTTGTTGGCAATGGTGCATTTGTATTGGACGAGTGGGTGGTTAACGAGCGCATTGAACTGAAGAAGAACCCGAAATATTGGGACAACGCAGATACGCACTTAACTGAAGTGACTTACATTCCGTTCGAGAACCAGAATGCCTCGATCAACCGTTATGCGGTGGGCGAGGTCGATATCACTTCTGATGTGCCGACACACATGGCGCAACAACTTAAAACCAAATACCAAGATGCGTTTACCGCGGTACCTTTGCTGTGTACTTACTACTACGCGTTCAATACCACGCGTCCTCCGTTTGATGACGCGCGAGTGCGTAAAGCGGTGTCGTACTCCATGATGCGTGATGTGATCACCAATGGTGTCACTCAGGTGGGTAACCTACCGGCTTATACCTTTGCCCATGAGTACACGGCAGGCTTTGATGCGACTCAGCCTGAATACAGCACATGGACTCAAAAGGAGCGAGACCAAAAGGCGAAAGAGCTGTTGAAAGAAGCGGGCTACGATGCGTCTAACCCATTGGATTTCAAACTTCTTTACAACACCAGTGAGTCGAACAAGTCGATTGCAGTGGCGATTGCGTCAATGTTGAAGGGCAACTTGGGCGCACAAGTCGAGCTTGAAAACCAAGAATGGAAGTCTTACTTGGTGTCACGTCGCCAAGGTGATTTTGATGTAATGCGCGCCTCTTGGTGTGGGGATTACAACGAAGCATCAACCTTCTTGAGCCTGTTACGTTCTGGTTCTTCGGGTAACTTTGCTCGTTACAGCAATGACAAGTATGACGCAGCAATGGACAGCGCCTTAGCCGCAACCAGCGAACAAGATCGCCAAGGTTTCTATGACCAAGCTGAACAGTTACTGGCAGAAGACATGCCGATCGCGCCAATTTACTACTATATGCAGGCTCGACTAGTACGACCAAGTGTCGGTGGTTTTGCGAAGAACAATGTAGAAGGACGTATCTACTCTAAGGATCTCTACATCAAAGAGTAA
- the mpaA gene encoding murein tripeptide amidase MpaA, whose product MSLIPRTERAAFSIKPLSYGKSVLGAPLLYFPAQIESESRGLILAGTHGDETASIAGLSCALRSLPAANLRHDVILSMNPDGNQLGTRANANQVDLNRAFPTQNWTENGTVYRWSSHTPVRDVKVKTGQADQLEPEVQSLINLIEQRQPKFVISFHEPLAMVDDPTQSELATWLGKQFNLPLVEDVDYETPGSFGTWCQERNLPCITVELPPVSADLTIEKYLDAFVAVLECEGS is encoded by the coding sequence GTGAGTTTAATTCCAAGAACGGAAAGAGCTGCGTTTTCGATAAAACCGCTGTCATATGGAAAATCGGTGTTGGGTGCACCCTTACTTTATTTCCCCGCGCAAATAGAAAGTGAGTCTCGCGGGCTGATTTTAGCGGGCACACACGGCGATGAGACCGCATCTATCGCGGGTTTGTCTTGCGCCCTAAGAAGCTTGCCTGCCGCCAACTTACGACACGATGTGATTCTGTCGATGAACCCAGATGGCAATCAACTCGGCACTCGCGCTAACGCTAACCAAGTCGATTTAAACCGCGCCTTTCCGACTCAAAACTGGACAGAAAACGGCACCGTTTATCGCTGGAGTTCTCACACTCCGGTCAGAGATGTAAAAGTAAAAACGGGGCAAGCCGACCAGCTTGAACCTGAAGTGCAGTCGCTCATCAACCTCATTGAGCAGCGCCAACCTAAATTCGTCATCTCTTTCCACGAACCACTCGCCATGGTCGACGACCCAACCCAATCAGAACTTGCCACTTGGCTAGGCAAACAGTTCAACCTACCACTAGTCGAAGACGTCGATTACGAAACCCCAGGTTCATTCGGAACATGGTGCCAAGAAAGAAACTTACCGTGTATTACCGTAGAACTGCCACCAGTGTCTGCGGATTTGACTATCGAGAAATATTTGGATGCGTTTGTGGCGGTGTTGGAGTGTGAGGGGAGTTAG
- a CDS encoding DMT family transporter — protein sequence MLLSLPPPVMLSLAIVLEVVATSLLPKTQQFTSLPATVAVLASYGCAFYLLSLTVQTMSLGVAYAIWCGAGIVLVAALSWLVYGQKLDIFAIIGIALILAGVVIINLFSTSVSH from the coding sequence ATGCTTTTATCTCTCCCACCCCCAGTGATGCTGTCACTCGCCATCGTACTTGAAGTTGTCGCGACTTCTCTATTACCTAAAACGCAACAGTTTACTTCTTTACCGGCCACTGTCGCAGTATTGGCTAGCTACGGCTGTGCTTTTTATCTGTTGTCTCTCACAGTGCAAACCATGTCTTTAGGTGTGGCGTATGCGATTTGGTGTGGGGCTGGGATAGTGCTAGTCGCAGCTTTGTCTTGGTTGGTCTACGGGCAAAAGCTCGATATCTTCGCGATCATCGGCATCGCTTTGATTTTGGCTGGTGTGGTGATTATCAACCTGTTTTCAACGTCGGTGAGTCATTAG
- a CDS encoding S-(hydroxymethyl)glutathione dehydrogenase/class III alcohol dehydrogenase has protein sequence MTIEIKPGQTHIKSKAMVAWAAGEPLKMEEVDVQLPKAGEVLVRIVATGVCHTDAFTLSGDDPEGIFPSILGHEGGGIVEMIGEGVTSVEIGDHVIPLYTAECGECKFCKSGKTNLCQAVRETQGKGLMPDGTSRFSINGETIFHYMGCSTFSEYTVLPEISLAKVSKEAPLEEVCLLGCGVTTGMGAVLNTAKVEKGDNVAVFGLGGIGLSAIIGARMAGADRIIGVDINESKFELAKQLGATDCINPTKFDKPIQEVIVEMTDGGVEYSFECIGNVNVMRQALECCHKGWGESVIIGVAGAGQEIATRPFQLVTGRVWRGSAFGGVKGRSELPEIVNRYMAGEFGLQEFITHTMGLQDVNEAFDLMHKGESIRTVLHMDK, from the coding sequence ATGACAATCGAAATTAAACCTGGTCAAACTCATATCAAATCAAAAGCAATGGTTGCTTGGGCAGCTGGCGAGCCACTAAAAATGGAAGAAGTTGATGTACAACTTCCTAAAGCTGGTGAGGTTCTAGTTCGCATCGTTGCTACTGGTGTTTGTCACACTGACGCATTCACATTATCAGGTGACGATCCAGAAGGTATCTTCCCTTCAATCCTTGGTCACGAAGGTGGCGGTATCGTTGAGATGATCGGCGAAGGCGTTACAAGTGTTGAGATTGGCGACCACGTTATCCCACTTTACACAGCTGAATGTGGCGAATGTAAGTTCTGTAAATCTGGTAAAACTAACCTATGCCAAGCGGTTCGTGAAACGCAAGGTAAAGGCCTAATGCCAGACGGTACAAGCCGCTTCTCTATCAATGGCGAAACAATTTTCCATTACATGGGTTGCTCTACTTTCTCTGAGTACACGGTACTTCCAGAAATCTCTCTAGCGAAAGTAAGCAAAGAAGCACCGCTTGAAGAAGTTTGTCTTCTAGGTTGTGGTGTAACTACGGGTATGGGCGCTGTACTGAACACAGCTAAAGTTGAAAAAGGCGACAACGTTGCTGTATTCGGCCTAGGCGGTATCGGTCTTTCTGCAATCATTGGTGCTCGCATGGCTGGTGCTGACCGCATCATCGGTGTAGATATCAACGAGAGCAAATTCGAGCTAGCAAAACAGCTTGGCGCGACTGACTGCATCAACCCAACTAAATTCGACAAGCCGATCCAAGAAGTTATCGTTGAGATGACAGACGGCGGTGTTGAGTACTCTTTCGAGTGTATCGGAAACGTAAACGTAATGCGTCAAGCACTTGAGTGTTGCCACAAAGGTTGGGGCGAATCGGTAATCATTGGTGTTGCTGGTGCAGGCCAAGAGATCGCAACTCGTCCATTCCAACTAGTAACTGGTCGTGTATGGCGTGGTTCTGCTTTCGGTGGTGTTAAAGGCCGCTCTGAGCTTCCAGAAATCGTAAACCGTTACATGGCGGGTGAGTTTGGTCTTCAAGAGTTCATCACTCACACTATGGGTCTGCAAGATGTAAACGAAGCATTCGACCTAATGCACAAAGGTGAATCTATCCGTACTGTTCTACACATGGATAAATAA
- the fghA gene encoding S-formylglutathione hydrolase, producing the protein MTIENISQAKVAGGWHKQYTHFSATLDCNMRFAIFLPPNASKENPVPVLYWLSGLTCTDENFMQKAGAFKAAAEQGIAIVAPDTSPRGEGVADNESYDLGQGAGFYVNATQAPWDSHYHMYDYVVTELPALIESFFPVTSVKSISGHSMGGHGALTIGIKNEDSYRSISAFSPITNPMQCPWGQKAFNQYLGLDIEEWKHYDASELLKTKGTKLPMLVDQGEADNFLIEQLKPEQLVEAAKVANANLELRMQPGYDHSYFFISSFIDEHIEFHAAYLNK; encoded by the coding sequence ATGACAATCGAAAACATTAGCCAAGCAAAGGTTGCTGGTGGTTGGCATAAACAATACACCCACTTTTCTGCAACGCTTGACTGCAACATGCGTTTTGCGATTTTCTTGCCGCCTAACGCAAGCAAAGAAAACCCAGTTCCTGTTTTGTATTGGTTATCAGGCTTAACCTGTACCGATGAAAACTTCATGCAAAAAGCCGGCGCGTTCAAAGCTGCGGCTGAGCAAGGCATCGCTATTGTTGCCCCAGATACAAGCCCGCGCGGCGAAGGCGTTGCCGACAATGAAAGCTACGATCTCGGCCAAGGTGCAGGCTTCTATGTGAATGCCACTCAAGCACCATGGGACAGCCATTACCACATGTACGATTACGTGGTAACAGAGCTCCCAGCTTTGATTGAATCTTTCTTCCCAGTAACGTCTGTGAAATCGATTTCAGGTCACAGCATGGGCGGACACGGTGCCCTAACGATTGGTATCAAAAACGAAGATAGCTACCGTTCTATCTCGGCATTCAGCCCAATCACCAACCCAATGCAATGCCCTTGGGGACAAAAAGCATTCAACCAATATCTAGGCTTAGATATTGAAGAGTGGAAACACTACGATGCCTCTGAGCTTCTAAAAACCAAAGGCACTAAGCTGCCAATGTTGGTTGACCAAGGCGAAGCCGATAACTTCCTGATTGAACAGCTTAAGCCTGAGCAATTAGTCGAAGCGGCTAAGGTAGCCAATGCCAATTTAGAGCTACGTATGCAGCCAGGTTACGACCATAGCTACTTCTTCATCTCTAGCTTTATTGATGAGCATATTGAGTTCCACGCTGCTTACCTAAACAAGTAG
- a CDS encoding DMT family transporter — MSWFFLMMGVMAEALSHVALKATDGFSLSKPIPALLVISGHLAAFLFLSQAMKGMPVGVVHSLWAGLAIVTVSLISTFVYRQHLDTMVWVGMLFVAAGVVMINLSQGHSH; from the coding sequence ATGAGCTGGTTTTTCTTAATGATGGGCGTGATGGCGGAAGCACTTTCTCACGTAGCACTTAAAGCAACCGACGGTTTCAGCTTGTCTAAACCCATCCCTGCTCTATTGGTGATTTCAGGACACTTGGCGGCATTTCTATTTTTGAGCCAAGCAATGAAAGGGATGCCTGTAGGTGTAGTTCACTCTTTATGGGCGGGCTTGGCTATCGTAACCGTGAGCTTGATTTCTACATTTGTTTACCGCCAGCACCTCGATACTATGGTGTGGGTTGGTATGTTATTTGTGGCGGCAGGCGTTGTGATGATCAACCTATCTCAAGGTCACTCGCACTAG
- a CDS encoding NUDIX hydrolase has product MEFTLDKFNGIIIDPATAPHDAASFNTELSQITEFSKQNNKGIIWISLPISLSHLIPVATELGFVFHNCLEDEITLIHKSEMVEFVPFIPTHTLGAGALITNEHNQVLMIKEHGMTGYKLPGGHIELGEGIEESVVRETLEETGIEATFVSVVGMATRHPYQFGKSNLYFICHLIAQTQEIAIQDTDEIAEAKWIDVEEYINNPESYPFNRQLVGSLIGKQGLELTQLEGNYGPVHKPEIFFSQS; this is encoded by the coding sequence GTGGAATTTACGCTCGACAAATTTAACGGCATCATCATTGACCCAGCAACAGCCCCTCACGATGCTGCCTCATTCAATACCGAACTTAGCCAGATCACCGAATTTTCAAAGCAAAATAACAAAGGCATCATTTGGATTAGTTTGCCTATTTCACTCTCGCACCTTATTCCGGTAGCGACTGAGCTTGGCTTCGTGTTTCACAACTGCTTAGAAGACGAGATTACGCTGATTCATAAATCCGAGATGGTAGAATTTGTGCCTTTCATTCCGACCCACACCTTGGGCGCTGGCGCGTTGATCACTAACGAACACAACCAAGTGCTGATGATCAAAGAGCACGGTATGACTGGCTACAAATTACCGGGCGGCCATATTGAGTTGGGTGAAGGTATTGAGGAATCGGTTGTCCGTGAAACCTTGGAAGAAACAGGTATCGAAGCCACGTTCGTTTCGGTGGTTGGCATGGCAACAAGACACCCGTATCAGTTTGGCAAATCGAATCTCTACTTTATTTGCCACCTTATCGCTCAAACCCAAGAGATTGCAATTCAAGACACCGATGAAATTGCAGAAGCTAAATGGATTGATGTTGAAGAGTATATTAACAACCCCGAAAGCTACCCGTTTAACCGCCAATTGGTCGGTTCTCTGATAGGAAAGCAAGGATTAGAGCTTACCCAACTAGAAGGCAACTATGGCCCTGTCCACAAGCCAGAGATCTTCTTTTCGCAAAGCTAG
- the exaC gene encoding acetaldehyde dehydrogenase ExaC has translation MIYAQPGSDNAVVNFKAQYDNFIGGEWVKPVSGEYFDNTSPVNGQVYCQVARSTEADISLALDAAHAARASWAATSVTERSNILLKIADRIEANLEELAVAETWENGKPVRETLAADIPLVVDHFRYFAGCIRAQEGSAAELDSNTASYHFPEPIGVVGQIIPWNFPILMAAWKLAPALAAGCCVVMKPAEQTPTSILVMMEKIADLLPAGVVNIVNGFGSEAGQALATSDRLAKLAFTGSTEVGHHILKCAAESLIPSTVELGGKSPNIYFPDIFNHEDEYLDKCVEGMLLAFFNQGEVCTCPSRVLIHESVYDKFIAKVVERAQTIKQGNPLDTDTQVGAQASKEQFDKILSYLEIGRQEGAKVLTGGEIAQQPDELGNGYYIQPTMLEGHNKMRVFQEEIFGPVIAVTTFKDEAEALEIANDTEYGLGAGVWTRDANLAYRMGRNIEAGRIWVNCYHAYPAHAAFGGYKKSGIGRETHKMMLDHYQNTKNLLISYDTNPLGFF, from the coding sequence ATGATTTACGCACAGCCGGGTAGTGACAACGCAGTAGTGAACTTTAAAGCCCAATACGACAATTTTATCGGTGGCGAGTGGGTGAAACCTGTTAGCGGCGAGTATTTTGATAACACATCTCCAGTGAATGGTCAGGTGTATTGCCAAGTGGCACGCTCAACCGAGGCGGACATTAGCTTGGCACTCGATGCCGCGCATGCAGCTCGTGCAAGTTGGGCTGCGACGAGCGTTACTGAACGTTCGAACATCCTACTTAAAATTGCCGACCGCATTGAAGCGAACCTAGAAGAACTCGCAGTCGCCGAGACATGGGAAAACGGCAAACCTGTACGTGAAACTCTGGCGGCAGATATTCCTTTGGTTGTCGATCACTTCCGTTACTTTGCGGGCTGTATTCGAGCGCAAGAAGGCAGCGCAGCCGAGCTAGATTCAAACACCGCGAGCTACCACTTCCCTGAACCAATCGGTGTAGTAGGGCAGATCATTCCTTGGAACTTCCCGATTTTAATGGCGGCTTGGAAACTGGCACCAGCACTGGCAGCAGGCTGTTGTGTGGTGATGAAGCCAGCCGAGCAAACACCGACATCGATCTTAGTGATGATGGAGAAGATCGCTGATCTTCTGCCTGCAGGCGTTGTTAATATCGTGAATGGTTTTGGTAGCGAAGCAGGCCAAGCATTAGCAACTAGCGATCGTTTGGCTAAGTTGGCATTCACAGGCTCAACAGAGGTCGGCCACCATATTCTGAAATGTGCAGCTGAAAGCTTGATCCCATCAACGGTTGAGCTTGGCGGTAAGTCTCCAAACATTTACTTCCCAGACATCTTTAACCATGAAGATGAATACTTAGATAAGTGTGTCGAAGGCATGCTGCTTGCGTTCTTCAACCAAGGTGAAGTGTGTACTTGTCCATCACGTGTGCTGATCCATGAATCGGTGTACGACAAGTTCATCGCCAAGGTGGTCGAGCGTGCTCAAACCATTAAACAAGGTAACCCGTTAGATACTGATACGCAGGTTGGCGCACAAGCTTCTAAAGAGCAGTTCGATAAGATCTTGAGCTACCTCGAAATCGGTCGTCAAGAAGGTGCGAAAGTGCTGACAGGTGGTGAAATCGCGCAGCAACCAGATGAGCTCGGCAATGGTTATTATATTCAACCAACCATGCTGGAAGGGCACAATAAGATGCGTGTGTTCCAAGAAGAGATCTTCGGCCCAGTTATCGCAGTAACGACGTTTAAAGACGAAGCAGAAGCGTTAGAGATTGCCAACGATACCGAATATGGCTTGGGTGCTGGCGTGTGGACGCGTGATGCAAACCTAGCGTATCGCATGGGTCGTAACATCGAAGCCGGCCGTATTTGGGTGAACTGTTACCACGCTTACCCGGCACACGCAGCATTTGGTGGCTACAAGAAATCAGGCATCGGTCGTGAGACACACAAGATGATGCTCGATCACTACCAAAACACCAAGAACCTGCTGATCAGCTACGATACCAACCCACTAGGTTTTTTCTAA
- a CDS encoding sigma-54-dependent Fis family transcriptional regulator, protein MHLQQANTSDWLSSSWHRSTEAGLKQRRLPEDIRLPQSILKQRRHQSSDLIHIVERNALPLFNQMFARTDSRLILTDIEGVILASWGQERFKEKLTSIALSSGACWQEQLKGTNAIGTAIVEAKPVSIIGEQHFIHQHRFISCSASPVFDHQAQMVGVLDITSEQQQHDSSVQLLVQNMVQLIENQLLSHIPQGTTRIDLACEKSLLHSGWQGIVIANEAGEVVAHNQVASQLLDQTSIVGECIDTLFNRSSLDAPFVFEKQHLKRTTTKRTRSLSASCDLHHGEQQIEHAWQQANKVIDKGISLLILGETGVGKGEFVKALHKQSQRKSSPLVAVNCGALPKDLIESELFGYAPGAFTGASHKGFQGKIRQADKGILFLDEIADMPLEAQCRLLHVLQDKSVVPVGSNQSYQVDCQIIAATHKNLEKLVATGEFRQDLFYRLNGLAFTLPSLQHRQDKHALIEHIHRKYAEDEQTICPHLMSLLYAYSWPGNIRELDNLLKVAALLASDEPQLTLEHVPSHLAQHLTSLAQDDHHKFITTNAIEGRPKSDLKSTVEDTLLQTYQANQGNISKTSRILGISRNTIYRKLKSLGIL, encoded by the coding sequence ATGCACCTTCAACAAGCAAACACCTCAGATTGGCTTTCGTCTTCTTGGCACCGCAGCACAGAAGCGGGTCTAAAACAGAGACGACTTCCCGAAGACATTCGCCTGCCACAATCGATCCTGAAACAGCGACGTCATCAATCGTCTGACTTGATCCACATCGTCGAACGCAATGCTCTACCTCTGTTTAATCAGATGTTTGCACGCACTGACAGTCGTTTGATTCTGACGGATATCGAGGGCGTCATTCTGGCAAGTTGGGGGCAGGAGCGGTTTAAGGAGAAACTGACGTCAATTGCACTCAGCTCAGGAGCGTGTTGGCAGGAACAACTTAAAGGCACCAATGCGATAGGCACCGCCATTGTTGAAGCCAAGCCAGTATCCATCATTGGCGAACAGCACTTCATCCACCAGCATCGATTTATCAGTTGCTCAGCCAGCCCGGTGTTCGATCATCAAGCTCAAATGGTCGGCGTATTAGACATTACTAGCGAGCAGCAACAACACGACAGTTCAGTGCAGCTACTCGTTCAAAACATGGTTCAGCTTATTGAAAATCAGCTACTGAGTCATATCCCGCAAGGCACCACTCGCATTGACCTCGCTTGTGAAAAATCGTTATTGCACAGTGGTTGGCAAGGGATAGTGATAGCCAACGAAGCTGGCGAAGTAGTGGCGCACAATCAGGTCGCCTCTCAACTGTTGGATCAAACCTCAATCGTTGGCGAATGCATCGACACTCTCTTCAATCGATCCTCATTAGACGCGCCCTTTGTGTTTGAAAAACAGCACCTCAAACGAACGACTACCAAACGTACGCGTTCACTCTCAGCATCGTGCGATTTACATCACGGTGAACAACAAATTGAACACGCTTGGCAGCAAGCCAACAAGGTAATAGACAAAGGGATCAGTTTGTTGATCTTAGGAGAAACAGGTGTAGGCAAAGGCGAGTTTGTTAAGGCGTTACACAAGCAAAGCCAACGTAAATCGTCGCCCTTAGTGGCGGTGAATTGCGGTGCGCTACCGAAAGATCTTATTGAATCTGAACTGTTTGGCTACGCGCCGGGGGCTTTTACTGGCGCAAGCCACAAAGGTTTCCAAGGCAAGATTCGCCAAGCTGATAAGGGAATTCTGTTTCTAGATGAAATCGCCGACATGCCATTGGAGGCTCAATGTCGATTGCTGCATGTTCTGCAAGACAAATCCGTAGTGCCTGTTGGCTCAAATCAGAGCTACCAAGTCGATTGTCAGATCATCGCTGCCACACATAAAAACTTAGAAAAATTGGTCGCAACTGGAGAATTTCGACAAGATCTCTTTTATCGCCTGAATGGCTTGGCGTTTACTCTGCCAAGCTTGCAACACCGACAAGATAAACATGCCTTAATCGAGCACATTCATCGTAAATACGCCGAAGATGAGCAGACAATCTGCCCGCACTTAATGAGTTTGCTGTACGCCTATTCATGGCCCGGTAATATCCGCGAATTAGACAACTTACTTAAAGTTGCTGCTCTATTGGCCAGTGATGAACCACAACTCACGCTAGAACATGTACCTAGCCATCTCGCTCAACACCTCACGTCATTAGCGCAAGATGATCATCATAAGTTCATCACAACCAATGCTATCGAAGGTAGGCCAAAGTCCGATTTAAAAAGTACCGTTGAAGATACGTTGCTGCAAACCTATCAAGCCAACCAAGGCAATATAAGCAAGACATCGCGAATACTAGGTATCAGCCGCAATACCATTTATCGAAAGCTGAAAAGCTTGGGGATTCTGTAA